The following proteins come from a genomic window of Pannonibacter sp. XCT-53:
- the recF gene encoding DNA replication/repair protein RecF (All proteins in this family for which functions are known are DNA-binding proteins that assist the filamentation of RecA onto DNA for the initiation of recombination or recombinational repair.), producing the protein MTSPAPVAIDRLLLTDFRNYSRLALTPAGRLVALVGNNGIGKTNVLEAISFLSAGRGLRRAALPEIARRDGDGTWAVAATLNGPLGDVQIGTGYAGGDSGRRVRIDGAEARSSEALLEHVRVLWLVPAMDGLFTGPAGDRRRFLDRLTLSIDPAHGRRVNDLEKALSHRNRLLDTGGSAAWLDAVEQQLAGLGLAVAAARRETLSLLRDRIAAQAQLGLPFPVADLSLEGEFETAAAGLAASDQEDLLRRQLRDGRARDRAAGRTLSGPHRTDLSVIHQAKQMPAGLASTGEQKALLIGLILAHADLTAAVSGLTPILLLDEVAAHLDPGRRKALFSRLVGLDCQVFMTGTDAQLFADLPEGGEIVPLGAT; encoded by the coding sequence ATGACATCGCCGGCTCCGGTGGCCATTGACCGGCTGCTTCTGACCGATTTCCGGAACTACAGCCGGCTGGCGCTGACGCCGGCCGGGCGTCTTGTTGCGCTCGTTGGCAACAACGGCATCGGCAAGACCAATGTGCTGGAGGCCATCTCCTTCCTGTCTGCCGGCCGCGGGCTGCGCCGCGCTGCCCTGCCCGAGATTGCCCGGCGCGACGGCGACGGCACGTGGGCGGTGGCGGCAACGCTCAACGGTCCTCTTGGCGATGTCCAGATCGGCACCGGCTATGCGGGCGGAGACAGCGGTCGCCGGGTGCGGATCGACGGTGCCGAGGCGAGATCGTCCGAAGCCCTCCTGGAGCATGTGCGTGTCCTGTGGCTGGTTCCGGCCATGGACGGGCTGTTCACGGGGCCGGCCGGCGACCGGCGGCGGTTTCTCGACCGTCTCACCCTGTCCATCGACCCTGCGCATGGCCGGCGGGTGAACGATCTGGAGAAGGCGCTCAGCCACCGCAACCGGCTCCTGGACACCGGCGGATCGGCCGCCTGGCTCGATGCGGTCGAGCAGCAGCTCGCCGGTCTCGGCCTGGCCGTGGCAGCGGCGCGCCGGGAAACGCTGAGCCTGTTGCGCGACCGGATCGCGGCGCAGGCGCAGCTCGGCCTGCCGTTCCCGGTTGCCGATCTGTCGCTGGAGGGCGAGTTCGAGACCGCAGCCGCCGGTCTGGCCGCCAGCGACCAGGAAGACCTGTTGCGGCGGCAGCTGCGCGACGGCCGCGCCCGTGACCGCGCAGCCGGACGGACGCTCTCTGGACCGCACCGGACCGATCTCTCCGTAATCCATCAGGCCAAGCAGATGCCGGCGGGCCTTGCGTCGACCGGCGAGCAGAAGGCGCTTCTGATCGGCCTCATCCTGGCCCATGCGGACCTGACGGCGGCAGTGTCCGGGCTGACGCCGATCCTGCTGCTTGACGAGGTGGCCGCGCATCTCGATCCGGGCCGGCGCAAGGCGCTGTTCTCGCGTCTTGTCGGGCTTGACTGCCAGGTGTTCATGACCGGGACCGACGCCCAGCTTTTCGCCGACCTGCCAGAGGGCGGCGAGATCGTCCCGCTGGGCGCAACCTGA
- the gyrB gene encoding DNA topoisomerase (ATP-hydrolyzing) subunit B — MTETPNSETAQSEYGADSIKVLKGLDAVRKRPGMYIGDTDDGSGLHHMVYEVVDNAIDEALAGHADHVTVTLNADGSVTVTDNGRGIPTDLHPQEGVSAAEVIMTQLHAGGKFDQNSYKVSGGLHGVGVSVVNALSTKLELRIWRGGNEHFMRFRHGDAEAPLAVVGPSNGRKGTEVTFLPSPETFTRTEFDFATLEHRLRELAFLNSGVRILLTDRRGVEEKKVELFYEGGLEAFVRYLDRTKHPLLEAPITMMTERDGITVEAAMWWNDSYHEQVLCFTNNIPQRDGGTHLAGFRAALTRQVTGYAESSGLMKKEKVQLTGDDCREGLTCVLSVKVPDPKFSSQTKDKLVSSEVRPVVENAINQALADWLEENPAKAKSVVGKVVEAASAREAARKARELTRRKGALDIASLPGKLADCQERDPSKAELFLVEGDSAGGSAKQGRHRERQAVLPLRGKILNVERARFDKMLSSNEIGTLITALGTGIGKEEFNIDKLRYHKIIIMTDADVDGAHIRTLLLTFFFRQMPDLIERGHIYIAQPPLYKVKRGQSEQYLKDQTALENYLISTGLEDTSLTLATGEVRMGADLRQVVETARAISGILDGLHARYDRSVVEQAAIAGALNIETLHDVEKAQEAAAYIARRLDILADEFERGWTSEVRDDGSLVFSRTVRGVEEVATIDAALLGSADARRLDAHGAHLREIYGKAATLRRKDQEHPIRGPQALLSTVFAIGRKGISLQRYKGLGEMNPEQLWETTLDPNVRSLLQVKVREADDADDIFTKLMGDEVEPRREFIQDNALSVSNLDV; from the coding sequence ATGACCGAGACCCCGAACTCCGAAACCGCCCAGTCCGAGTATGGCGCCGACAGCATCAAGGTGCTGAAGGGTCTGGATGCGGTGCGCAAGCGACCGGGCATGTACATCGGTGACACGGATGACGGGTCCGGCCTGCATCACATGGTCTACGAGGTCGTCGACAATGCGATCGACGAGGCGCTGGCCGGCCATGCCGACCACGTGACCGTCACGCTCAACGCCGATGGCTCCGTGACCGTGACCGACAACGGCCGCGGCATCCCGACCGACCTGCATCCGCAGGAAGGCGTGTCGGCGGCCGAGGTGATCATGACCCAGCTGCATGCCGGCGGGAAGTTCGACCAGAACTCCTACAAGGTGTCGGGCGGCCTGCACGGCGTGGGCGTGTCGGTGGTGAATGCCCTGTCGACCAAGCTGGAGCTGCGCATCTGGCGCGGCGGCAACGAGCATTTCATGCGCTTCCGGCACGGCGATGCGGAGGCTCCGCTGGCCGTGGTCGGCCCGTCGAACGGCCGCAAGGGCACGGAAGTCACCTTCCTGCCCTCGCCGGAGACCTTCACCCGCACCGAGTTCGATTTCGCGACGCTGGAGCACCGCCTGCGCGAGCTTGCCTTCCTGAACTCCGGCGTCCGCATCCTGCTCACCGACCGGCGCGGCGTGGAGGAGAAGAAGGTCGAGCTGTTCTACGAGGGCGGGCTGGAAGCTTTCGTGCGGTATCTCGACCGCACCAAGCATCCGCTGCTCGAAGCGCCGATCACCATGATGACCGAGCGCGACGGCATCACCGTCGAGGCCGCGATGTGGTGGAACGACAGCTACCACGAGCAGGTTCTGTGCTTCACCAACAACATCCCCCAGCGCGACGGCGGCACCCATCTGGCCGGCTTCCGCGCTGCGCTGACGCGCCAGGTGACCGGCTACGCCGAAAGCTCCGGGCTGATGAAGAAGGAAAAGGTCCAGCTGACCGGCGACGACTGCCGCGAAGGCCTGACCTGCGTCCTGTCGGTCAAGGTGCCGGATCCGAAGTTCTCGTCGCAGACCAAGGACAAGCTGGTCTCGTCGGAAGTCCGTCCGGTGGTCGAGAACGCGATCAACCAGGCGCTGGCCGACTGGCTGGAGGAAAACCCGGCCAAGGCCAAGTCCGTCGTCGGCAAGGTGGTGGAAGCAGCCTCGGCCCGCGAGGCGGCGCGCAAGGCGCGCGAGCTGACGCGGCGCAAGGGCGCGCTGGACATCGCCTCGCTGCCGGGCAAGCTGGCGGACTGCCAGGAACGCGATCCCTCCAAGGCCGAACTGTTCCTTGTCGAGGGCGACTCGGCCGGTGGTTCCGCCAAGCAGGGACGTCACCGCGAGCGCCAGGCCGTGCTGCCGCTGCGCGGCAAGATCCTGAACGTGGAACGCGCGCGCTTCGACAAGATGCTCTCTTCCAACGAGATCGGAACGCTGATCACGGCGCTTGGCACCGGTATCGGCAAGGAAGAGTTCAACATCGACAAGCTGCGCTATCACAAGATCATCATCATGACGGACGCCGACGTCGACGGCGCCCACATCCGCACGCTGCTGCTGACCTTCTTCTTCCGCCAGATGCCGGACCTGATCGAGCGCGGGCACATCTACATTGCCCAGCCGCCGCTCTACAAGGTGAAGCGCGGGCAGTCGGAACAGTATCTCAAGGACCAGACGGCGCTGGAGAACTATCTCATCAGCACCGGTCTGGAAGACACCTCCCTGACCCTGGCCACCGGTGAGGTGCGCATGGGCGCCGATCTGCGCCAGGTGGTCGAGACCGCGCGCGCCATCAGCGGCATTCTCGACGGCCTTCATGCCCGCTATGACCGCTCCGTCGTCGAGCAGGCCGCGATTGCCGGCGCGCTCAACATCGAGACCCTGCACGACGTCGAGAAGGCACAGGAGGCTGCCGCCTATATCGCGCGCCGGCTGGACATTCTGGCCGACGAGTTCGAGCGGGGCTGGACGTCGGAGGTGCGCGATGACGGCAGCCTGGTCTTCAGCCGGACTGTCCGGGGCGTGGAGGAGGTTGCAACCATCGATGCGGCCCTGCTCGGGTCGGCCGATGCCCGTCGTCTTGATGCCCATGGCGCGCATCTGCGCGAGATCTATGGCAAGGCGGCAACGCTGCGGCGCAAGGACCAGGAGCATCCGATCCGCGGTCCGCAGGCCCTCCTCTCGACCGTCTTCGCCATTGGGCGCAAGGGCATCAGCCTGCAGCGCTACAAGGGCCTTGGCGAAATGAACCCGGAGCAGCTGTGGGAGACCACGCTCGATCCCAACGTCCGCTCGCTGCTGCAGGTCAAGGTGCGCGAGGCCGATGACGCCGACGACATCTTCACCAAGCTGATGGGCGACGAGGTCGAGCCGCGCCGCGAGTTCATCCAGGACAATGCGCTCAGCGTGTCCAACCTCGACGTCTGA
- a CDS encoding PadR family transcriptional regulator yields the protein MPSATPTSAPLATASPDLTDRAYWNGTIKMSLSKLFILRSLIEAPAHGYEIARRVAEMTRGCCSPTEGTVYPVMREFEAGGYVTRTDETVGGRPRKIYTLTQRGRTALEIALGAWAEATAALTLASRDILAAPERPAHSAGAGCCTATPTPRPDTGAA from the coding sequence ATGCCCTCAGCTACGCCCACCTCTGCCCCCCTTGCGACGGCCTCGCCGGATCTGACCGACCGCGCCTACTGGAACGGCACGATCAAGATGAGCCTGTCGAAACTCTTCATCCTGCGCTCGCTGATCGAGGCACCGGCCCACGGCTACGAGATCGCCCGGCGGGTGGCGGAGATGACCCGGGGCTGCTGTTCACCGACCGAAGGCACCGTCTATCCGGTGATGCGGGAGTTCGAGGCCGGAGGCTACGTCACCCGGACAGACGAGACCGTCGGTGGGCGGCCGCGCAAGATCTACACGCTGACGCAGCGGGGCCGCACGGCCCTGGAGATCGCGCTCGGCGCCTGGGCGGAGGCAACGGCCGCCCTGACGCTCGCCTCCCGCGATATCCTGGCTGCCCCCGAGCGCCCGGCCCATTCCGCCGGTGCCGGCTGCTGCACCGCAACGCCGACGCCCCGGCCGGACACGGGTGCTGCATGA
- a CDS encoding MFS transporter, with amino-acid sequence MIRSAATSLRQSASGRHFITGLGIGQITSWGTLYYSFPLIGEAMGRDLGWSKAEVFLAATIGLLLAAPAAYPIGVWIDRGHGRTIMAGASVLAAAALLGWSQVSELWLFYALVGVLGVLQAAVLYEPAFAVVARRVGATQARNGITTLTFWGGFASTVFIPVVQILLDHLGWRGTLMALAAINLGIAALYALVIDRERDAAEQDSAREAVARRPSPEAGALPARPLRDAMRRPVFWLLGLAFTAYAATFSAFTFHLYPLLLEKGLTAAEVVTAMMMIGPAQVAGRLFIWRLAAGASVARIGCLVIPAFPLTLAGFELLPVTLAVALALVALYGLANGIMTIVRGMAVPEMLSREGYGALNGALALPGTLAKAMAPGAAALLWQASGSYDAVLGAAILGAAILVVSFWLAAAVCQREGQPG; translated from the coding sequence ATGATCCGCTCCGCCGCCACGAGCCTGCGCCAGTCTGCCAGCGGACGCCATTTCATCACCGGACTGGGGATCGGCCAGATCACCAGCTGGGGGACCCTCTACTACTCCTTTCCGCTGATCGGCGAGGCCATGGGCCGCGACCTCGGCTGGAGCAAGGCAGAGGTCTTCCTCGCCGCCACCATCGGGCTGCTTCTGGCAGCGCCCGCAGCCTACCCAATCGGCGTCTGGATCGACCGGGGGCACGGGCGAACGATCATGGCGGGGGCGTCTGTGCTTGCGGCCGCGGCGCTGCTGGGCTGGTCACAGGTGTCCGAGCTCTGGCTGTTCTACGCCCTGGTCGGCGTCCTCGGCGTTCTGCAGGCTGCAGTTCTCTACGAGCCGGCCTTCGCCGTCGTGGCACGCAGGGTCGGCGCCACCCAGGCCCGCAACGGCATCACGACGCTGACGTTCTGGGGGGGATTTGCCAGCACCGTGTTCATCCCGGTGGTGCAGATCCTGCTGGATCATCTGGGATGGCGCGGCACGCTGATGGCCCTGGCCGCGATCAACCTCGGCATTGCGGCGCTCTATGCCCTGGTGATCGACCGGGAGCGCGATGCCGCCGAACAGGACAGCGCCCGCGAGGCTGTTGCCCGCCGGCCGTCGCCGGAGGCAGGGGCACTGCCTGCGCGACCGCTGCGCGACGCCATGCGACGGCCGGTGTTCTGGCTGCTGGGTCTCGCCTTCACGGCCTATGCCGCCACCTTCTCGGCCTTCACCTTCCACCTGTATCCGCTGCTGCTGGAAAAGGGCCTCACGGCAGCCGAGGTGGTCACGGCGATGATGATGATCGGACCGGCCCAGGTGGCGGGGCGCCTGTTCATCTGGCGGCTGGCGGCCGGGGCCTCGGTGGCCCGGATCGGCTGCCTCGTCATTCCGGCGTTTCCCCTCACCCTGGCGGGCTTCGAACTGCTGCCGGTCACGCTTGCGGTCGCGCTGGCACTGGTCGCCCTGTATGGCCTGGCCAATGGCATCATGACGATCGTGCGCGGCATGGCGGTGCCCGAGATGCTGTCGCGGGAGGGATACGGCGCCCTGAACGGAGCCCTGGCCCTGCCGGGCACGCTGGCAAAGGCCATGGCGCCCGGCGCCGCGGCGCTGCTCTGGCAGGCAAGCGGCTCCTACGATGCGGTGCTTGGCGCCGCGATCCTCGGGGCGGCGATCCTCGTGGTCTCGTTCTGGCTTGCCGCAGCCGTCTGCCAGCGCGAGGGCCAGCCGGGCTGA
- a CDS encoding putative bifunctional diguanylate cyclase/phosphodiesterase — translation MRGLPFPYAVLSRAARVVAANAAFADLFDSPLDALAGRDLASLFSLRALRKLRPAMDAALAGTSATTEGMFTACSGRTLYAQVQCRSVPAADGQPAGLLLEIRDLAEDGPIRTRLRLAEQAVTTLADHVLLIGPDGRIRDGLPSETERFEARGILERMLGRHLSEVFGEMTYVCQLEQPLKRVLAGRSERVSLPQQALLRLLRDEPPEGPFVPAVPQQDLHGVMRPFRGEYGTIEGALLVLRQEDELPARARELERLAMEDPLTGLANRRAFQKVLEDELIKARAGISGGISLLALDLDDFKAVNDRAGHAAGDAMLCQISDQLRDLVADKGVVARLGGDEFAVVRFGADEDEAGRLAREIVGAVETLHFDWNGAHFRIGCSVGVAVLDRQFIRTMNATAADVLHWADEACLTGKATGGGQVRQFRMGEGLAAHRQEELGNVARVERALAEDELRLFALPVVDILTGKTVMTELLLRVQGDENRLMRPGAMIASAERHGLMSSVDRWVFDTALARLRDLGEPALISLNVSAQSLGDVEFLAHVDARLAETPALAGCLCFEIAEVSVARNMPAASRMVSMLKRHGCKVALDDFGGGWPSTAHLRRLDLDWLKIDGAIIRAIVSDPVQHAVLRGILCVARELKIDVIAEYVEDLDTAKALTELGVRLAQGFHYAEPAPWEPVPA, via the coding sequence TTGCGCGGACTGCCGTTTCCCTACGCGGTGCTGTCGCGGGCGGCGCGTGTCGTTGCCGCCAACGCTGCCTTTGCCGACCTCTTCGACAGTCCGCTGGACGCTCTGGCCGGGCGGGACCTCGCCAGCCTGTTCTCGCTGCGGGCCTTGCGCAAGCTGCGACCGGCGATGGATGCGGCCCTTGCCGGGACATCCGCGACGACCGAGGGGATGTTCACCGCCTGTTCCGGACGCACGCTCTATGCCCAGGTCCAGTGCCGGTCGGTGCCAGCCGCCGACGGGCAGCCGGCAGGGCTTCTGCTCGAGATCCGTGACCTCGCGGAGGATGGTCCGATCCGCACCCGTCTGCGGCTGGCCGAACAGGCTGTCACGACGCTGGCCGACCACGTCCTTCTGATCGGGCCGGATGGCCGCATTCGGGATGGACTGCCGTCGGAAACCGAGCGGTTCGAGGCGCGCGGCATCCTCGAGCGCATGCTTGGCCGTCACCTGTCCGAGGTGTTCGGCGAGATGACTTACGTTTGCCAGCTGGAACAGCCGCTCAAGCGCGTTCTGGCCGGCCGCAGCGAACGCGTCAGCCTGCCGCAGCAGGCCCTTCTCCGCCTCCTGCGCGACGAGCCGCCGGAGGGACCCTTCGTGCCGGCGGTGCCGCAGCAGGACCTGCACGGCGTCATGCGGCCGTTTCGCGGGGAGTATGGAACGATCGAAGGCGCTCTCCTCGTGCTGCGCCAGGAGGACGAACTGCCTGCGCGGGCGCGCGAGCTGGAGCGGCTCGCCATGGAGGATCCGCTTACGGGCCTCGCCAACCGCAGGGCGTTCCAGAAGGTGCTGGAAGACGAGCTGATCAAGGCCCGGGCCGGCATTTCCGGCGGGATTTCCCTGCTGGCGCTGGACCTGGATGACTTCAAGGCCGTCAATGACAGGGCCGGTCATGCGGCCGGCGATGCCATGCTGTGCCAGATCTCCGACCAGCTCCGCGACCTGGTGGCCGACAAGGGCGTTGTCGCCCGGCTGGGCGGCGACGAGTTTGCCGTTGTCCGCTTCGGTGCGGACGAGGATGAGGCGGGCCGGCTGGCGCGCGAGATCGTCGGGGCGGTGGAGACGCTGCACTTCGACTGGAACGGAGCCCACTTCCGCATCGGCTGCAGCGTCGGTGTGGCGGTGCTCGACAGGCAGTTCATCCGCACGATGAACGCGACGGCGGCCGATGTGCTGCACTGGGCCGACGAGGCCTGCCTGACCGGCAAGGCCACGGGCGGCGGACAGGTCCGCCAGTTCCGGATGGGGGAAGGCCTCGCGGCGCACCGGCAGGAGGAACTTGGCAACGTGGCACGCGTCGAGCGGGCGCTGGCCGAGGACGAGCTGCGCCTGTTTGCCTTGCCTGTCGTGGACATCCTGACCGGCAAGACCGTGATGACCGAGCTGCTCTTGCGGGTGCAGGGGGACGAGAACCGGCTGATGCGACCCGGCGCCATGATCGCCTCGGCCGAGCGGCATGGCCTGATGAGCAGTGTCGACCGCTGGGTGTTCGATACCGCGCTGGCCCGGCTCCGAGACCTGGGTGAGCCGGCGCTGATTTCCCTGAATGTCTCGGCGCAAAGCCTCGGCGACGTGGAGTTTCTGGCGCATGTCGATGCAAGGCTCGCCGAAACCCCGGCGCTTGCGGGATGTCTGTGCTTCGAGATCGCGGAGGTCTCCGTGGCCCGCAACATGCCGGCCGCCTCGCGCATGGTCTCGATGCTGAAGCGCCACGGCTGCAAGGTTGCGCTGGATGACTTCGGCGGCGGCTGGCCTTCAACGGCGCATCTCAGGCGGCTGGATTTGGACTGGCTGAAGATCGACGGCGCGATCATCCGGGCAATCGTCAGCGACCCGGTGCAGCACGCCGTGCTGCGCGGCATCCTGTGCGTCGCCCGCGAGCTGAAGATCGACGTGATTGCCGAATATGTCGAGGATCTCGACACGGCCAAGGCATTGACCGAGCTGGGTGTCCGGCTGGCCCAGGGCTTCCATTACGCTGAGCCCGCGCCGTGGGAGCCGGTGCCGGCCTGA
- a CDS encoding septal ring lytic transglycosylase RlpA family protein, with translation MARTLGKAGGVAAVGLGLLAPITSAHATPAQCGKASWYAMTSRTANGERANPNTLTAAHRSLPFGTVVTVVNLDNGKSVKVRINDRGPFVKSRVIDVTRQAAKELGFVNRGVARVKVIGPSGEVAGKSGRC, from the coding sequence ATGGCGCGCACTCTTGGCAAGGCGGGCGGCGTTGCTGCAGTCGGCCTTGGCCTTCTGGCTCCCATTACTTCGGCACATGCGACCCCTGCCCAGTGCGGCAAGGCATCCTGGTACGCCATGACAAGCCGGACAGCGAATGGTGAGCGCGCCAATCCGAACACACTCACGGCGGCCCACCGCAGTTTGCCCTTCGGCACCGTGGTCACTGTCGTTAACCTGGACAACGGCAAGAGCGTGAAGGTCCGGATCAATGATCGCGGTCCTTTCGTGAAGTCGCGCGTGATTGATGTGACGCGGCAGGCGGCGAAGGAACTCGGTTTCGTCAATCGCGGCGTGGCGCGGGTCAAGGTAATCGGGCCATCCGGCGAAGTTGCCGGCAAGTCCGGCCGGTGTTGA
- a CDS encoding cryptochrome/photolyase family protein: protein MTNAPAPRPATSRDPAAVSGPGSGQGDGPALVFILGDQLSRGLASLRRADPSRDVVLMVEVAEETTYVPHHKKKIAFILSAMRHFAEALRHEGWTVDYVRLDDPDNSASFTGELARALDRHGCRRVLLTEPGEWRVLEAARAWPGTLGITLDLLTDDRFLCSVAEFGAWARGRKQLRMEYFYREMRRKTGLLMAGDEPEGGQWNFDAENRKPARADLFMPRPHQPEPDAITQEVLDLVERRFPTHFGRLTPFRFAVTVEEAEAVFARFLQVALPSFGDYQDAMLRGEPWLYHSVISPYLNVGLLDPLSVCRRVEAEYRAGRVPLNAAEGFIRQIIGWREYVRGIYWLKMPEYTTVNALEATRPLPDFYWTGQTDMTCLREAIGQTRDEAYAHHIQRLMVTGNFAMLAGIDPAQVHEWYLAVYADAFEWVEAPNTLGMSQFADGGLLGSKPYAGGGNYINKMSDYCSGCRYDVKQRRGRDACPFNALYWDFLARNADRLKGNPRMAQVYATWARMGETEQTLTRQQAAAFLAGLRPWTPQADPT from the coding sequence ATGACCAACGCCCCCGCTCCCCGTCCGGCGACCAGCCGCGACCCTGCCGCAGTTTCCGGCCCCGGCTCCGGTCAGGGCGACGGACCCGCGCTGGTCTTCATCCTGGGCGACCAGCTCTCCAGGGGGCTGGCCTCCCTGCGCCGCGCTGACCCGTCGCGCGATGTCGTGCTCATGGTGGAGGTGGCCGAGGAGACGACCTACGTCCCCCACCACAAGAAGAAGATTGCCTTCATCCTCTCCGCCATGCGCCATTTCGCCGAGGCGCTGCGGCACGAGGGCTGGACGGTCGACTACGTGCGGCTTGATGACCCCGACAACAGCGCCAGTTTCACCGGCGAGCTGGCCCGGGCACTGGACCGGCACGGCTGCCGTCGCGTGCTGCTGACGGAACCGGGCGAATGGCGCGTGCTGGAGGCGGCCCGCGCCTGGCCCGGGACGCTGGGCATCACGCTGGACCTGCTGACCGACGACCGCTTCCTCTGCTCCGTCGCCGAGTTCGGGGCCTGGGCGCGTGGCCGCAAGCAGCTGCGGATGGAGTATTTCTACCGCGAGATGCGACGCAAGACCGGGCTGCTGATGGCCGGCGACGAGCCCGAAGGCGGGCAATGGAACTTCGACGCGGAGAACCGCAAGCCGGCCAGGGCGGATCTGTTCATGCCCCGCCCGCACCAGCCCGAGCCGGACGCGATCACGCAGGAGGTGCTCGATCTGGTCGAGCGCCGGTTCCCGACGCACTTCGGACGCCTGACGCCGTTCCGGTTCGCGGTGACGGTCGAGGAGGCAGAGGCGGTCTTCGCGCGGTTCCTGCAGGTGGCTCTGCCCTCGTTCGGCGACTATCAGGACGCCATGCTCCGGGGCGAGCCATGGCTCTATCATTCGGTGATCTCGCCCTATCTGAACGTCGGCCTGCTCGACCCGCTGTCGGTCTGCCGCCGGGTCGAGGCGGAGTATCGGGCCGGCCGTGTGCCGCTCAATGCTGCGGAAGGCTTCATCCGGCAGATCATCGGCTGGCGGGAATATGTACGCGGCATCTACTGGCTGAAGATGCCGGAGTACACCACCGTCAACGCGCTCGAGGCAACCCGTCCGCTGCCGGATTTCTACTGGACCGGCCAGACCGACATGACCTGCCTGCGCGAGGCCATCGGCCAGACCCGGGACGAGGCCTATGCCCACCACATCCAGCGCCTGATGGTGACCGGCAACTTTGCCATGCTGGCCGGCATCGACCCGGCCCAGGTGCACGAATGGTACCTGGCAGTCTACGCCGATGCCTTTGAATGGGTGGAGGCCCCCAACACGCTGGGCATGAGCCAGTTTGCCGATGGCGGCCTGCTCGGGTCGAAGCCCTATGCAGGCGGTGGCAACTACATCAACAAGATGTCGGATTACTGCTCCGGCTGCCGCTATGACGTGAAGCAGAGGCGTGGGCGCGACGCCTGCCCCTTCAATGCCCTGTACTGGGACTTCCTCGCCCGCAACGCGGACCGGCTGAAGGGAAACCCGCGCATGGCCCAGGTCTATGCCACCTGGGCGCGCATGGGCGAAACCGAGCAAACCCTGACGCGCCAGCAGGCCGCCGCTTTCCTCGCCGGATTGCGGCCCTGGACGCCGCAGGCGGACCCGACATGA
- a CDS encoding sulfate ABC transporter substrate-binding protein: MSRTTSLKSLLAAGVAAAFLAAPLPALAADKILNSSYDISRELFVEVNAAFIAKHKAATGQDVSVDQSHGGSSKQARAILEGLEADVVTFNQTTDVNALVKGGAVSEDWASEFPNNASPYYSLPSFLVREGNPKNIKDWNDLVRDDVKVIFPNPKTSGNARYTYLAAVAFAREAFAGDETKVDAFITKLFDNVPVFDTGGRGATTTFVERNIGDVLITFEAETKGIAKEFGEDKFDTVTPSVSILAEFPVAIVDRVVDKRGSRDLSKAYLDFLYSTEGQRILASRGNRVHDDAIEAEFKDQFPAVRLVTVDDVFGGWNKVQAEHFASGAKLDTLFGNR; this comes from the coding sequence ATGTCGCGTACCACATCTCTGAAGTCGCTTCTGGCCGCCGGTGTTGCCGCGGCATTCCTGGCCGCCCCGCTTCCGGCGCTGGCAGCCGACAAGATCCTCAATTCCTCCTATGACATCTCGCGCGAGCTGTTCGTCGAGGTGAACGCTGCCTTCATCGCCAAGCACAAGGCGGCCACCGGACAGGACGTCAGCGTCGACCAGTCGCATGGCGGGTCGTCGAAGCAGGCGCGCGCCATCCTGGAAGGGCTGGAGGCGGATGTCGTGACCTTCAACCAGACCACCGACGTCAATGCGCTCGTCAAGGGCGGGGCCGTTTCGGAGGACTGGGCGAGCGAGTTCCCGAACAATGCCTCGCCCTACTATTCCCTGCCGTCCTTCCTGGTGCGCGAGGGCAACCCGAAGAACATCAAGGACTGGAACGACCTCGTCCGCGATGACGTGAAGGTGATCTTCCCGAACCCGAAGACGTCGGGCAATGCCCGCTACACCTATCTCGCGGCCGTTGCCTTTGCCCGCGAAGCCTTCGCTGGCGACGAGACGAAGGTCGATGCCTTCATCACCAAGCTGTTCGACAACGTGCCGGTGTTCGACACCGGTGGCCGGGGCGCCACCACCACCTTCGTGGAGCGCAACATCGGCGACGTGCTGATCACCTTCGAGGCCGAGACCAAGGGCATCGCCAAGGAGTTCGGCGAGGACAAGTTCGACACCGTGACGCCGTCCGTCAGCATCCTGGCCGAGTTCCCGGTGGCGATCGTTGACCGCGTCGTCGACAAGCGCGGGTCGCGCGACCTGTCGAAGGCCTATCTCGACTTCCTCTACTCGACCGAAGGTCAGCGCATTCTCGCCTCCCGCGGCAACCGCGTGCATGACGACGCCATCGAGGCGGAGTTCAAGGACCAGTTCCCGGCGGTTCGTCTGGTGACCGTGGACGATGTCTTCGGCGGCTGGAACAAGGTGCAGGCGGAGCATTTCGCGTCCGGCGCCAAGCTCGACACGCTGTTCGGCAACCGCTGA